CACTCGAGTTTTTTAAGCACGGAGGGtggggcacgaaagagcgagaagtagtacaacggTAAACTATTTAGAACCGCATTCACGAGAGTTAAACGTCCACCGAAGGAAATCGTACGCGCTTTCCAATCCGATAATCTTTTCCCAAATTTATCAAACACCGGTTTCCAATTCGATAATTTTTTCATATTAGCACCAATAGGAAGCCCGAGATAAGTCATGGGAAAGGATCCCATTTTGCAACCAAACACATCCGTCATTTCTATAACTTCATCCTTATCAACCCCCACGCCAAATAAATTGCTCTTATTATAATTTACTTTAAGTCCGGAGTTTAGTTCAAAACACTTCAAGAGCTTCATTAGGTTTTCCATATTCTCAAAACTCCACTTGCCAAAAAAGATGGTTTCGTCCGCGTATTGCAAGTGAGATAAAGGGATTCTATCATtaccaatttcgacaccacaaaagAGACCCTTAGCTACCGCCGATTTAGCCATCCAATTAAGACCTTCCGCCGCGATAATGAAAAGAAATGGAGAAAGGGGGTCACCTTGCCTAACCCCTCTCCCAAGGTTAAATTCTTTGGTTGGAGATCCATTAACTAAGACCGAAATGGAAGCCGAACCAAGACATGAAGCAATCCATCTCCTCCACTTGAAGTCAAATCCCATCAAGAACATCATTTCATCCAAGAATTCCCAATTAAGGCTATCAAAAGCCTTTTCAAAGTTGACTTTAAATACCATACTCTTCATGTGCTTGCTCCTCAAAAATTCAAGAGATTCATTCGCGATCAAAACACCATCCATAATATTTCTTCCTTTAATAAATGCACTTTGTTCGAAGCCAACGAGATTAGGGATGAAATTTTTAATCCGGTTTGAGAGAAGCTTGGCAATAATCTTATAAAAGCTATCGATGAGGCTAATAGGCCTATACTCGCTTAGGCTTACCGGGTTAGCAACCTTGGGAATTAAAGTGATAAAGGATGAATTGAAACCTGGGGAGATAGTCCCATTTCGCCAAAAATCGCGAATAGCCTCAATCAAATCTGCACTAATAATTGCCCAAAACTTTTTAAAAAATCTCATGTTAAACCCATCCGGACCTGGAGCTTTGTTATTCGCACACCCTTTGACCGCCTCCCAAATTTCTTCCTCACTAAACTGCATTTCGAGATCCACAGCTTGCGAGTCGGATAACTTAAAAGACCCCTGAACAGAATTGTTGATGGGGCTCGCTGTAGACTGACCAACAGGCCTGGTTACCGAAACAGAATGAAGAGGCCCGTTGGGCTGGGAAACAGTAAGCCCAATTAATCAAACATGAGATGAAAAGGCAGAAATAAAAACGTGACCAGGAGCAGGCCCGGAAGCTTGGACAGGCCCAATCGTATCTTTCGGTAAAAAACTGGGCCGAGGCCTGGGATTGCTGCTGAAAATACAACTGAAGTGTTTGAAAATCGAATCTTTTACCATAGTCGGGTCTTCAATCCATGCCCCATTGATATTAAGTCCCCGAAAATTACACTTAGTATTTTTCCTACGAATTATGGCATGAAAAAACTTGGTATTTTCGTCTCCCTCCAAAGTCCACTTCAATCGCGCTTTTTGTTTCAACATGTTTGCTTTTGTTTTTGTTTTCTCACCCCAACGCCTTCTACAATCTAACCATTTTTCCCTTTCCGAATTTGTAATATTATTTGCTTCCGCTTTAAGTTCCCACTCCAAAACTTCCTTGTTAAGATCATCAATTTCCCTATCAAGACCCCCAAACTTACTAGTACTCCACTCCCTTAGTGCAAACTTCACATTCTTAAGTCGATCCCTAAAGTTACGATCCTTTTTCGAACCCCGAATAGGCACTTTCCATGCCTCCATAATCACCTTATCAACCTCTTCATAATTAAACCACTCATCGAAGACTTTAAACGGTTTCGGCCCGTAGTCTATAACCTTATCCCTTAAGATCAAGGGGCAATGATTCGAGAGATGCCTATCTAATGCAATCACTAAAAGATCGTCCCAAAGCCCAAGAAAAGAGTTATCAACCAAGAACCTATCTAGCTTGCTAAACTTCATTCCATCGTCACTAATTCGCGTAAATTTCTTTCCACTAATATCGATCTCGATTAATCCGTTCCTCATGATGAAATCATTGAACCTATCAGCCCTTCTTTGATGAAATTGTAAATTAAGGCGATCATCCGCAACTCTAACCTCATTAAAATCCCTAACTTTAACGACCCATCAAAGTTCActtgacgaccatcattatcttggtcccacagcttgatcataactctatatgaatttgataaataaccttgcattctttatttaaaaatgatttccctataaaggaaacctaccaaaatatgtaagtttagaaaaaccatacattattacctaaccaaaagttgaccaaaacaagtcaacaacatccactattaaatgtattaaaatagaatgcaagttaatgtttaacaaaagatgccatcataaatatgcagactctctaagcacggcggaagcaatcaatcatgaacctgagaataaaacatgcgagtaactgtcaacaaaaaatgttgagtgaattataggtataatattgcaaacaataggaattctactctgcttaagagtcttaacctctcgatccataatttcaacaggttcctcaataaaatgtagttgcttatcaacctGAATTTCCTCCAGAGGAACTGCCttattggcctcggccaaacacttctttaaatttgatacatggaaaacgtcatgaacagcactgagttcttgtggcaatttcaaacgataagccactggcccaactctctcaataatctcaaatggtccaacaaaacgaggattcaactttcctctcataccaaaacgtatcacacctttccaaggtgatactttcaacataacacgatcaccgacctgaaattcaatatcataccttctcttattggcataactcttttgccgacttctggcgattctcaatctttctttaatctgtatgatcttctcggtagtctcatgaataatttatggacctgtgagttgagcatccccaacctcattccaacagataggagacctacactttctaccatacaaagcttcaaacgatgcggctttaatacttgcatgatagctgttgttataagaaaactcagctagtggCACAtaatttatcccacccattaccaaaatcaataacacacgcccgtaacatatcttctaatgtttgaatggtcctttcactctgaccatccgtctgaggatgataagcggtgctcatatctaacttagttccccaaagcttcctgtaaggattgccaaaacctcgatataaatcgactgtctcggtccgaaatgaTAGATACAGGGAcatcatgtctagaaacaatctccttcaaatacaaaagagtaagcttctccatcgaatctgtttccttaatcggcaaaaagtgagccgacttagtgagtcgatctacaatcacccaaatggtatcatagccaccgcaactctcggtaacttgataataaaatccatcgtaatccaTCGGTAActtgggaatctcaggttgcacaaaagtccagacggtttttgatgttcagatttaaccttagcacaggtcaaacacttagccacgtaCTTAGCCACATCTCCTTTCAAATTATTCCACCAATACAGTTCCTTAAGATCTgggtacatctttcctgaaccaggatgaatagagtacctagacttatgagcctcatctaaaataaGTTATCGGAGAcctccaaattttggaacccaaagacgtcccgcaaagttcctagtaccatcagctcgtacctcaaacttcttagccacacTTCTTATATTCtccttcacaaaattctcctccttcaaggcttcttgttgtgcctcaagaatctgcctagcgaggttcgTTCTAatcgtcatattcaaggctctaaccctgcgaggttcaactctttctttacgacttaacgcatctgccacaacattgaccttacccggatgatataaaagttcacaatcataatcattcaacatctcaatctaccttcgttgtctcatgttcaattgtttctaatcgaggatatgttgaagacttttgtgatctgtgtacaccgtACTCttaaccccataaagataatgtctccaaatcttaagtgcaaaaacaacaacccccaactctaaatcatgagttgtataattctgctcgtgaatcttcaactgacgtgacgcttaCGCAATAACTtcctttcgctgcatcaaaacacagccaaagccctgacgcgaagcatcacaataaacaacaaaatcatcattaccctcaggtagtgacaatatcggagcggtagttaacctcttcttcaaaatctgaaaagcagtttcttgttcatccttccactcatacttcttccccttgtgcattaaagcagtcagaggtttcgctatacgagagaaatcttgaatgaaccttctatagtaacatgccaaccctagaaactgacgaatctgggtaggagtttttggagttttccacttctcaatcgcctcaatcttagccggatcaacttgtattccctgtttactaacaatatgtccaaggaattgaacttctcttaaccagaaagcacacttagagaacttagcgtacaactcttcttttctcaacagatcaagcactaacctcaaatgttcttcttgcttttcatcactcttagaataaataagaatgtcgttgatgaatacaataacgaatctgtccagatagggtctgcacacacgattCATGATTTCCATgagcacagcaggtgcatttgtcaatccgaacggcgtaacaaggaattcaaagtgaccataatgggtacggaaagcggttttcggaatatcagtttctttagcccgcagttggtgataaccggaatgaagatcaatcttagaataaacggacgaaccttgaagttgatcgaacagatcatcaattcttggaagaggATAATGGTTCTTAACCGTAAGCTTATTCAacgcgcgataatcaatacacaaacgaaacgaaccatctttcttcttaacaaatggaACAAGAGCTCCCCAAtgggacgaactaggatgaatgaaatatagtttCAATGATGAAGGAAGAAATacatggagtagtcacatcggtggcatagatatataaggcaattctctcaaaggagataacgaggatcttggacttcaaagtaaattttctgtACATttccgatgtagtgacccgaacttttccatgtttatatatattaattgagattgatatttacatgattaaatgtttccaacatgttaagcaatcaaacttgttaagacttgattaattgaaataggtttcatatagacaattgaccacccaagttgaccggtgattcacgaacgttaaaacttgtaaaaactatatgatgacatatatatggttatatatatagttaacatgatattattataagtaaacatatcattaagtatattaacaatgaactacatatgtaaaaacaagactactaacttaatgatttttaaacgagacatatatgtaacgattatcgttgtaaagacatttaatgtatatatatcatattaagagatattcatacatgataatatcatgataatataataatttaaaatctcatttgatattataaacattggattaacaacatttaacaagatcgttaacctaaaggtttcaaaacaacacttacatgtaacgactaacgatgacttaacgactcagttaaaatgtatatacatgtagtgttttaatatgtatttatacacttttgaaagacttcaatacacttatcaaaatacttctacttaacaaaaatgcttacaattacatcctcgttcagtttcatcaacaattctactcgtatgcacccgtattcgtactcgtacactacacagcttttagatgtatgtactattggtatatacactccaatgatcagctcttagcagcccatgtgagtcacctaacacatgtgggaaccatcatttggcaactagcatgaaatatctcataaaattacaaaaatatgagtaatcattcatgacttatttacatgaaaacaaaattacatatcttttatatctaatccatacaccaacaaccaaaaacacctacaaacactttcattcttcaattttcttcatttaattgatctctctcaagttctatcttcaagttctaagtgttcttcataaattctacaagttctagttacataaaatcaagaatactttcaagtttgctagctcacttccaatcttgtaaggtgatcatccaacctcaagaaatctttgtttcttacagtaggttatcattctaatacaaggtaataatcatattcaaactttggttcaatttctataactataacaatcttatttcaagtgatgatcttacttgaacttgttttcgtgtcatgattctgcttcaagaacttcgagccatccaaggatccgttgaagctagatccattttttctcttttccagtaggtttatccaaggaacttaaggtagtaatgattttcataacatcattcgattcatacatataaagctatcttattcgaaggtttaaacttgtaatcactagaacatagtttagttaattctaaacttgttcgcaaacaaaagttaatccttctaacttgacttttaaaatcaactaaacacatgttctatatctatatgatatgctaacttaatgatttaaaacctggaaacacaaaaaaacaccgtaaaaccggatttacgccgtcgtagtaacaccgcgggctgttttgggttagttaattaaaaactatgataaactttgatttaaaagtttttattctgagaaaatgatttttattatgaacatgaaactatatcaaaaaattatggttaaactcaaagtggaagtatgttttctaaaatggtcatctagacgtcgttctttcgactgaaatgactacctttacaaaaacaacttgtaacttatttttcagactataaacctatactttttctgtttagattcataaaatagagttcaatatgaaaccatagcaatttgattcactcaaaacggatttaaaatgaagaagttatgggtaaaacaagatttgataatttttctcattttagctacgtgaaaattggtaacaaatctattccaaccataacttaatcaacttgtattgtatattatgtaatcttgagataccatagacacgtatacaattttttgacctatcatgtcgacacatctatatatatttcggaacaaccatagacactctatatgtgaatgttggagttagctatacagggttgaggttgattccaaaatatatatagtttgagttgtgatcaatactgagatacgtatacactgggtcgtggattgattcaagataatatttatcgatttatttctgtacatctaactgtggaaaactagttgtaggttactaacgaggacagctgacttaataaacttaaaacatcaaaatatattaaaagtgttgtaaatatattttgaacatactttgatatatatgtatatattgttataggttcgtgaattaaccggtggctaagtcttacttccagacgaagtaaaaatctgtgaaagtgagttatagtcccacttttaaaatctaatatttttgggatgagaatacatgcaggttttataaatgatttacaaaatagacacaagtacgtgaaactacattctatggttgaattatcgaaatcgaatatgcccctttttattaagtctggtaatctaagaattagggaacagacaccctaattgacgcgaatcctaaagatagatctattgggcctaacaaaccccatccaaagtaccggatgctttagtacttcgaaatttatatcatatccgaagggtgtcccggaatgatggggatattcttatatatgcatcttgttaatgtcggttaccaggtgttcaccatatgaatgatttttatctctatgtatgggatgtgtattgaaatatgaaatcttgtggtctattattatgatttgatatatataggttaaacctataactcaccaacatttttgttgacgttttaagcatgtttattctcaggtgattattaagagcttccgctgtcgtatacttaaataaggacgagatttggagtccatgcttgtatgatattgtgtaaaaactgcattcaagaaacttattttgttgtaacatatttgtattgtaaaccattatgtaatggtcgtgtgtaaacaggatattttagattatcattatttgataatctacgtaaagatttttaaacctttattgatgaaataaaggttatggtttgttttaaaatgaatgcagtctttgaaaaatgtctcatatagaggtcaaaacctcgcaacgaaatcaattaatatggaacgtttttaatcaataagaacgggacatttcagttggtatcagagcgttggtcttagagaaccagaattttgcattagtgtgtcttatcgagtttgttaggatgcattagtgagtctggacttcgacattgtttacttgaaaaatgattgcttaacaaattttgttggaaactatatatttttaacatgtgaatattatgtgatatattaatctcttaacgcgtttgatattatgtgatagatgtctacctctagaaaaagtcccattgactcacctaataataataatgaagagtcaaatgtaaattggaatgattcgtggactgattcacaagttcccgaagaggaaccggaagaagagtcggaaccggaagaagaatcggaaccggaagaagaatcggaaccggatgaagaaatagaaccggtgggggaaataataaaacggttaagtaaaagaaaatcctcaaccaaccgaccaaggttaattatggtcaatggtgtttccgccaaggaagcaaaatattgggaggattaccaattctccgatgaatcggattccgacgagaattccgatgatgttatagaaattaccccaactgaatttaaaaaggcaaaagaaaataataaggtaaagggcataaaaatagagaaatctaattccaaccccgatgaactttatatatatcgtcaacccccgaagtccttaagttgtaacaatgacccgggaacctctaaaccaccaggtttttctaaaccaatgtggaaaacgaaggctcgtattaggggaacatcatatatccctagaaacttggcaaaacgaaccaaaaccgaagaagaagaagaagcaagcgagtcggaataagatagttatattcgtgtggtgtaatatatgtaatatagcgtgcttatgctttatgatatatgtaaaaatttcttgtattaataagtattttttttatgaatctaactcttgtctattttacagtataaaaacacaaaatggatagacaacccaatattttaagagacctacccggagacatgattgatgaaatcttgtctagagtcggtcagaattcttcggcacaactatttaaggcgagat
This window of the Rutidosis leptorrhynchoides isolate AG116_Rl617_1_P2 chromosome 7, CSIRO_AGI_Rlap_v1, whole genome shotgun sequence genome carries:
- the LOC139860139 gene encoding uncharacterized protein — its product is MRNGLIEIDISGKKFTRISDDGMKFSKLDRFLVDNSFLGLWDDLLVIALDRHLSNHCPLILRDKVIDYGPKPFKVFDEWFNYEEVDKVIMEAWKVPIRGSKKDRNFRDRLKNVKFALREWSTSKFGGLDREIDDLNKEVLEWELKAEANNITNSEREKWLDCRRRWGEKTKTKANMLKQKARLKWTLEGDENTKFFHAIIRRKNTKCNFRGLNINGAWIEDPTMPNGPLHSVSVTRPVGQSTASPINNSVQGSFKLSDSQAVDLEMQFSEEEIWEAVKGCANNKAPGPDGFNMRFFKKFWAIISADLIEAIRDFWRNGTISPGFNSSFITLIPKVANPVSLSEYRPISLIDSFYKIIAKLLSNRIKNFIPNLVGFEQSAFIKGRNIMDGVLIANESLEFLRSKHMKSMVFKVNFEKAFDSLNWEFLDEMMFLMGFDFKWRRWIASCLGSASISVLVNGSPTKEFNLGRGVRQGDPLSPFLFIIAAEGLNWMAKSAVAKGLFCGVEIGNDRIPLSHLQYADETIFFGKWSFENMENLMKLLKCFELNSGLKVNYNKSNLFGVGVDKDEVIEMTDVFGCKMGSFPMTYLGLPIGANMKKLSNWKPVFDKFGKRLSDWKARTISFGGRLTLVNAVLNSLPLYYFSLFRAPPSVLKKLECIRHNAGVEFTRSFEKKIGNGRNTRFWEDAWLLDKPLKEVFKRLVRLESNPHVLVANRIQSIDGSIVFSWNWSRIVTGRTKGEMDNLESLLSTFAMDPEKEDYFSWKLSNCGSFSTKKLTKHIMEKMYPSNNASVVSMKNTLVPKKVEVFIWRAKRVRLPVLSELDKRGIDLHSVLCPLCDKDVETVDHSILSCSHVWVIWERVREWWGFD